One window of the Prinia subflava isolate CZ2003 ecotype Zambia chromosome 1, Cam_Psub_1.2, whole genome shotgun sequence genome contains the following:
- the LOC134553284 gene encoding tRNA selenocysteine 1-associated protein 1-like isoform X2, whose translation MAAQDLMAKKRECLQAYSWWRTPQKKRKKKNKIKPGRIEFVPSSTNTTRPDYSIFVGELTPEVDDFQLYDYFLKRYPSCIDCKIATDLLGYSRGYAFVRFGEQGDQMRALQDCQNAPGLGGKRIRLSIGISKRLKAEFQRYQSYNYNDYYQDYQNYYSQWNYDPYADYNYSSYTPYDSMQAVGDCSLGDAVMAPAVFEEASAMTEINEDLITEDPQLYLDVDEMNRQFMETSEELYDALMNCHWQPLDTVTSDIPSAI comes from the exons ATGGCAGCCCAG GACTTGAtggcaaaaaaaagagaatgtcTCCAGGCCTACAGCTGGTGGAGAACACCACAGAAGAAAcggaagaaaaagaacaaaataaaaccgGGAAGAATAGAGTTTGTCCCTAGTAGCACTAACACAACCAG ACCCGATTATTCAATATTTGTTGGGGAGCTGACTCCAGAAGTAGATGATTTTCAGCTCTATGACTATTTCCTGAAGAGGTACCCCTCATGTATTGACTGCAAAATAGCAACAGACCTGCTGGGATATTCCAG AGGGTATGCCTTTGTCAGATTTGGTGAGCAAGGTGATCAGATGAGGGCACTGCAAGACTGCCAGAATGCACCAGGTCTGGGGGGAAAACGAATCCGGCTGAGCATAGGAATTTCTAAAAG ACTGAAAGCAGAATTCCAGCGGTACCAGTCCTACAACTACAATGATTATTATCAAGATTATCAGAACTACTATTCACAGTGGAATTATGATCCTTATGCTGACTACAACTACAGCTCCTATACTCCCTATGACAGCATGCAGGCTGTTGGAGACTGCTCTTTAGGAGATGCTGTTATGGCTCCAGCTGTTTTTGAG gaagCTTCAGCTATGACTGAAATCAATGAAGACCTAATAACTGAAG ATCCGCAGCTATACTTGGATGTTGATGAAATGAACAGACAGTTTATGGAGACAAGTGAAGAACTGTATGATGCCCTCATGAATTGTCACTGGCAACCTCTGGATACGGTCACTTCTGACATCCCCTCTGCTATTTAA
- the LOC134553284 gene encoding tRNA selenocysteine 1-associated protein 1-like isoform X1 produces the protein MGPQASFKGKDLMAKKRECLQAYSWWRTPQKKRKKKNKIKPGRIEFVPSSTNTTRPDYSIFVGELTPEVDDFQLYDYFLKRYPSCIDCKIATDLLGYSRGYAFVRFGEQGDQMRALQDCQNAPGLGGKRIRLSIGISKRLKAEFQRYQSYNYNDYYQDYQNYYSQWNYDPYADYNYSSYTPYDSMQAVGDCSLGDAVMAPAVFEEASAMTEINEDLITEDPQLYLDVDEMNRQFMETSEELYDALMNCHWQPLDTVTSDIPSAI, from the exons ATGGGACCCCAGGCTTCTTTCAAGGGCAAG GACTTGAtggcaaaaaaaagagaatgtcTCCAGGCCTACAGCTGGTGGAGAACACCACAGAAGAAAcggaagaaaaagaacaaaataaaaccgGGAAGAATAGAGTTTGTCCCTAGTAGCACTAACACAACCAG ACCCGATTATTCAATATTTGTTGGGGAGCTGACTCCAGAAGTAGATGATTTTCAGCTCTATGACTATTTCCTGAAGAGGTACCCCTCATGTATTGACTGCAAAATAGCAACAGACCTGCTGGGATATTCCAG AGGGTATGCCTTTGTCAGATTTGGTGAGCAAGGTGATCAGATGAGGGCACTGCAAGACTGCCAGAATGCACCAGGTCTGGGGGGAAAACGAATCCGGCTGAGCATAGGAATTTCTAAAAG ACTGAAAGCAGAATTCCAGCGGTACCAGTCCTACAACTACAATGATTATTATCAAGATTATCAGAACTACTATTCACAGTGGAATTATGATCCTTATGCTGACTACAACTACAGCTCCTATACTCCCTATGACAGCATGCAGGCTGTTGGAGACTGCTCTTTAGGAGATGCTGTTATGGCTCCAGCTGTTTTTGAG gaagCTTCAGCTATGACTGAAATCAATGAAGACCTAATAACTGAAG ATCCGCAGCTATACTTGGATGTTGATGAAATGAACAGACAGTTTATGGAGACAAGTGAAGAACTGTATGATGCCCTCATGAATTGTCACTGGCAACCTCTGGATACGGTCACTTCTGACATCCCCTCTGCTATTTAA
- the LOC134553284 gene encoding tRNA selenocysteine 1-associated protein 1-like isoform X3, producing the protein MGPQASFKGKDLMAKKRECLQAYSWWRTPQKKRKKKNKIKPGRIEFVPSSTNTTRPDYSIFVGELTPEVDDFQLYDYFLKRYPSCIDCKIATDLLGYSRLKAEFQRYQSYNYNDYYQDYQNYYSQWNYDPYADYNYSSYTPYDSMQAVGDCSLGDAVMAPAVFEEASAMTEINEDLITEDPQLYLDVDEMNRQFMETSEELYDALMNCHWQPLDTVTSDIPSAI; encoded by the exons ATGGGACCCCAGGCTTCTTTCAAGGGCAAG GACTTGAtggcaaaaaaaagagaatgtcTCCAGGCCTACAGCTGGTGGAGAACACCACAGAAGAAAcggaagaaaaagaacaaaataaaaccgGGAAGAATAGAGTTTGTCCCTAGTAGCACTAACACAACCAG ACCCGATTATTCAATATTTGTTGGGGAGCTGACTCCAGAAGTAGATGATTTTCAGCTCTATGACTATTTCCTGAAGAGGTACCCCTCATGTATTGACTGCAAAATAGCAACAGACCTGCTGGGATATTCCAG ACTGAAAGCAGAATTCCAGCGGTACCAGTCCTACAACTACAATGATTATTATCAAGATTATCAGAACTACTATTCACAGTGGAATTATGATCCTTATGCTGACTACAACTACAGCTCCTATACTCCCTATGACAGCATGCAGGCTGTTGGAGACTGCTCTTTAGGAGATGCTGTTATGGCTCCAGCTGTTTTTGAG gaagCTTCAGCTATGACTGAAATCAATGAAGACCTAATAACTGAAG ATCCGCAGCTATACTTGGATGTTGATGAAATGAACAGACAGTTTATGGAGACAAGTGAAGAACTGTATGATGCCCTCATGAATTGTCACTGGCAACCTCTGGATACGGTCACTTCTGACATCCCCTCTGCTATTTAA